CACTATTGGACATTAAAGTTTCTAATCAATTATATGACGGCACTATTACCCTTATTTCAAAATGGAATATTCTTTGGACATTCCATAAATTtcgatttcaattttaacagtaataaattaactaaagatctagaaaaaaaaaactctattcttaaatcattttcattttacttttgaATAAAGATATGAGCTATAATGTTGTCGACTATAAAAGAAAActattgtaaattttaataaaatatggagtctataataaactaatagtCTTATTTAATGCTAACTCCCTTTAAATTACTACTCATCTCTTTCCACTTATTCTATAGAGATTAGTATCATTTAACTCCAACAATTTAAATCTATACTTTGCaacctaattaaaaatttcaatgtcGAACTCCcattttattgtttcattGATAATTCAAATTGGGCTAAACTATCAAAGGGAGAGAGGGCCGGTTTATTAAGAATTGGGCCGATAACTTTAgcattgtttaattttattggaaCATAAGTATCCCTTGTCTTAAATATGGGCCTAATAGGGTGcgacataaatttttattaggtGTATCACttagataaatatattgtgAATTCAAAAAATAGTGATCAAGTACATGACGATGTTCATAACTTATACATAAAAATggactatttatttttatagatatGCCAAAATGATCGAAATTGTCATGTCCTTTTGAAGTCCTTGACCCTGGCTATTTCATAGTGTTGCCTAATATTATCCTGGCGAGAATGTGTAGTTAGGACATCGACCTTTAATCCAATCACCAAACTCCGAGAAGAACcgtttattctctttcttccAGTTGGCTTATAGCTTTTGGAATGTTGTCTCGTGAATATTTCAAATGGACCATGCTATAACATACTATAACATAGAGATTCACAACTTGTTATATACTACTCTCTcggttccatagtaatagaggcgtttcttttcggcacggagattaagaaaaattgtgttaggtgagttaagtaaaaggagaatgaaatggaaaatgaaaatggtagagagatgaagagagaaaaaagtaagagagagtaaagtaggtgtggaaaaatgtgttgattttattaaaaagggaaatgactctatttctatggaacgtactaaaataataaaatgactctattactatggaacagagggagtagtactttctgAACGGAGCATCCAACCGATTTAGAAAGCACGTCTCCATGCCTTTAAGgagacaaatgaaaatgttccTACACTCACAACAAGAAATCAATAATACCAAGAGACTGCTAGACATTgtgcataataaaaaaaaatgtgttcaacagtttttgtttcttctttgtAAAACACGTCTCTACATCTTCAATACACGTCCTACTTAACTTGAACGACCTTTGTTTAGCATTGAGCCTTCCTTAGATGATAAACCAAACTTGAAGTTGTACTCGTAGTTGCAGTACAAAATTCCTCCAGACCAATATTGTGTGGATTCGATAAATGgatataaaatcacaaaaaagaagtgactaaGCTATTAGTATTTGCCTACGATTTCTAACACATTAACACTAGTTATGACATCTTTAAAATGTGGActattagtactccatattgttattcatatatattcgCATTATTCATTTACgttgaaaataaaactaaattaaatggatCCCCatttaagaattaattaattgattgcaTAAATGGGATTACAAAAGACTTCTTTTTCCGCGGTTAATCCAAACAATAAATCTAtacataaatttcaaattctgaGTTGGTGTTCATGGCTTTTTCAGCTTGCCCTTTCTGCAATTTCAGCGTTCCGACTCACGAACTCCAGAGGTGATTCATTGTGTATTCTCTCtaatctcttttactttttcgtTATCGCGATTTTTCACATCTGATTTCGTtgattattattgattttcaaGTTCAATCGATTCTCCAGACACGCGAATCAGCATTTCATCGGCGAAGATGAGGCGAGAGATATGGAGTTCGCGCGGCGAATCGCTCATCTTCCGCCCAGTCCATCTCCAACTGTGTGTTTTGTTCTATCTCTATtggattttatatgattcGCTTTTTTCGAATTTGTGATCTGTTTAGCTTTTGTCTCTGCTGATTCGTTAATCGTagattattatgatttttctgTTTGTTGTATTGAGATAAAGTCTGctgaaaataagtaaaaaggCCTGGCTTAGTATTGATCCTTAAGCTTGGGCAGATTGAAGTGCTATTACAATTGAGATGAGGTGATTAGGCGCGTTGCTTTGGTTATCAGTGTCATTTACTCGTAGAATCGTAGTTATTTTCAAAATGGATGAATATATGAAAGCCTGTGCAGAATAAATGTTTTTCGATTTGTCCTCTGATATTGCTCGGAGTAGTTCTTATGATATTGAATCTATTGATGCTAGGGTAGCTACAACTGCAGGTCGAGGGAATAAAAATGATCGAGGACATGCTTCTTTTGTCCTCAAACTGAAACAGGAGGTGTTCACAAAATTGACTGTGATTTGATGGTTATTTTGGCTTTGCTATTTGTGGGATTAAGATAAATTCAGCTACTTTGCAAATTgcaaatgattaaataaattgtcGTATTGTCTTAGTATTGAAGTGTTGTTATAATTGAGATGAGGTGATTAGgcacttttcttttattatctgTGTTGTTTACTCGCAATCATTGTTATTTTCACAATTGATGAATATATGATTTCTTGTGCAGAATAACTATATTTCGATTTATGAGGATAGTGCTCCGAGCAGTTCTTATGTTGTTGATGCTAGGGTAGATACAACTGCAAGTGGAGGGAATAGATATGATCAAGTCCATGCTTCTTTAGTCGTGTCACAGAGACAGGAGGTGTCCTACAAAATCGAATGTGATTTGATGGTTATGCTGAGAAAATGTTTGGAATCGGAATCAGGAAGCTCGAGAACTGTGTTGTGTGGGTATATTGATCATTTCCAGAGCATTGTATCCCATGATCATGGTTGGGGATGTGGGTGGCGTAACATACAGATGCTCAGCTCTCACTTGATCAAACAAAGACAAGAAGCACGACAAGCCCTTTATGGCGGTTCTGGGTTTGTACCTAATATTGAATCGCTTCAAAGGTGGCTTGAACTTGCCTGGGAGAAAGGGTTCGATCCTCCTGGCTCTGATGATTTTGATCGGAGAGTTCATGGCACGAGAACTTGGATTGGAACCACGGAGTGTGCTGCACTTCTCCGTTCCTTTGGTCTGCGTGCCAGAATTGTTGATTTTTCTACGAGGAAAGCCGCAGGGGTTTATGGGCCAATGGACAGGTTTCTTTCAAAGGGAGCAGGCTCTTCAGTTGCAGTTTCCGCTGGGAAAGAAAGCGATAGAGATTATGGGAAGGGTAAGGGTCACCAGGTTCTTGCTCGATGGGTTTGGAATTACTTTTCTAGCAGCAATGCACGTAGATCAAGCAATCAGCATGTTGTTCTTAGTGAGAAATCGTAAGTGAATTCTGTATTTAACGTAAAATTCCTcactttgaaaatttgaatacgATCCACTTTAGTTTGAATATGCGTTAGACATTGTTAACATATGCCGAGAATTTCCAACCAGGCCACTGTACTTCCAACATGATGGCCATTCAAGAACCATTGTTGGCATTCAAGCTAAGCCCGAGAAGAATGGGACGCTGCAGTACAACTTGCTGATTCTGGATCCGAGTGAAGTAAGAAAACTTATTTGCAAGTCACATCCATCAGCTatcaatgttttttttttatatttatatggagATATGATGCTATTGCCATGTTGTGTTTAATGGTAGAACTTTCTAGCCTTTGTGAAGCCTCAATTTTTGGATATCACCTTCATGACTATAGTTTGTCTATAATATACTCATAGCCCATTGGTTCCTTctatatgtatgtgtgtgtatttaCCAATTTGCTAATTGTAGGACAATAATGCTTcaaatgtgaatattttgattagcATAGATTTGTTCGTCTTTACTTTCGCGcttattttttatcttgaGCTTACCGTAATCTAGTTGGGGCCACCACAGCCTGGGCTTTCATTCCTAAAGATGAATGTTGAAGTAAAACGTTTTGGTCTCCTTGAGTCCACATCAACTTTCTTTCACTTACAGAGCTAATGATCTCAGTCATCAACCGGCGAATTCCCTTATCTACGAGACCTCCTCTGTTTGATCCTTAATCAACCATTCTTTGCATACACCACATTTACTGTAAATCAAGTTTAGAACTACCTTTGCAGATACCTGctgaaaatttttaatgttttgattTCTGGTATAATTTTCTCGTAGAGGACAAGAGCTCTGGAGAAATCTCTCAGCGTAAATGCTGGTTGGCAGCAATTAATAAAGAGAGGTGTGCACACTCTGAAGAAGCCGCAATACCAGGTTCGTAATAATGTCTTTACGCTCTATTCCATTACTCTCTTAGTGACAATGAAGCGCATCTTACAGTCTTACTAAGACACTTATTTAGCCTCCAACCAAACCCCTGGGTCCGGGGTTCGAGCCACCATAGTCACGGCCCATGGGATAAATACGAAATTATTATTGATCCGAGAAATTGGTTTGTTTTCCAGTTATGCTATATTGATCCTGGAATTGCAAGTGGTGAAGAGTTGGAGGAGCTGAAGAACATACACAGTGTCCTCCATGAGTTGTAGAAACTAatctaactaattttatctATCACTACTTTCAGTCTAAAATGTTGCATTCTTCTAAATTAAGAAACAAAGGTGCTTTTGTTGGAACATTATAATATCACTACTTTAAGCACGCCGTTGCAGATCCTTAAGCACGTAGCCAATGCACATGTTTTCGAGCATAAGCCCGCTACAACCAATAggtttcattaaataaaaattatgggAAATTCATTGTACATGGGGCAACATctataaaagttaaataaaaaaaataaaaaataaaaaaggaaacacACAATAAATTAGAACAACGTATGACAACACGAGACTAGGTATAAAACAGACAACAAGAGTCAACCTCTTCAACTCCTGAAATCCACGTTTCCTGTCACTGTCAGAAACCAACAGCTCATGAACAAAGGTCAAAATCCCTAAGCCTTCTTCTCCCCATTATTACACAAACGGGTGCCCTTTCTCTTTCATCATAAACTCTTACCCTCAGATCCACTGTTCAATTCTTGCCTGCTTTTACCTTTCCTTATCTTCGCCTTCACCTTAGACTTAGTTGCCAGTGTCTGCACTGTGTTCGCAAAATTCCCAACAGCCATGATTATGAATAGAATCCCGCATGTAATA
The genomic region above belongs to Salvia hispanica cultivar TCC Black 2014 chromosome 3, UniMelb_Shisp_WGS_1.0, whole genome shotgun sequence and contains:
- the LOC125213775 gene encoding zinc finger-containing ubiquitin peptidase 1 isoform X1; the protein is MAFSACPFCNFSVPTHELQRHANQHFIGEDEARDMEFARRIAHLPPSPSPTNNYISIYEDSAPSSSYVVDARVDTTASGGNRYDQVHASLVVSQRQEVSYKIECDLMVMLRKCLESESGSSRTVLCGYIDHFQSIVSHDHGWGCGWRNIQMLSSHLIKQRQEARQALYGGSGFVPNIESLQRWLELAWEKGFDPPGSDDFDRRVHGTRTWIGTTECAALLRSFGLRARIVDFSTRKAAGVYGPMDRFLSKGAGSSVAVSAGKESDRDYGKGKGHQVLARWVWNYFSSSNARRSSNQHVVLSEKSPLYFQHDGHSRTIVGIQAKPEKNGTLQYNLLILDPSERTRALEKSLSVNAGWQQLIKRGVHTLKKPQYQLCYIDPGIASGEELEELKNIHSVLHEL
- the LOC125213775 gene encoding zinc finger-containing ubiquitin peptidase 1 isoform X2; translated protein: MEFARRIAHLPPSPSPTNNYISIYEDSAPSSSYVVDARVDTTASGGNRYDQVHASLVVSQRQEVSYKIECDLMVMLRKCLESESGSSRTVLCGYIDHFQSIVSHDHGWGCGWRNIQMLSSHLIKQRQEARQALYGGSGFVPNIESLQRWLELAWEKGFDPPGSDDFDRRVHGTRTWIGTTECAALLRSFGLRARIVDFSTRKAAGVYGPMDRFLSKGAGSSVAVSAGKESDRDYGKGKGHQVLARWVWNYFSSSNARRSSNQHVVLSEKSPLYFQHDGHSRTIVGIQAKPEKNGTLQYNLLILDPSERTRALEKSLSVNAGWQQLIKRGVHTLKKPQYQLCYIDPGIASGEELEELKNIHSVLHEL